A portion of the Callithrix jacchus isolate 240 chromosome 13, calJac240_pri, whole genome shotgun sequence genome contains these proteins:
- the LOC100410377 gene encoding thymosin beta-4-like has translation MSDKPDVDEIGKLSKSKLKKTEIQEKNPLPSKELIKQEKQAGFVMWCAPPTCPAHSIKHCFLFYFF, from the coding sequence ATGTCTGACAAGCCCGACGTGGATGAGATCGGGAAACTCAGTAAGTCAAAACTAAAGAAGACAGAAATTCAAGAGAAAAATCCACTGCCTTCCAAGGAACTGATCAAACAGGAGAAGCAAGCAGGCTTTGTCATGTGGTGTGCACCGCCAACATGCCCTGCTCATTCCATAAAGCATTGCtttctattttacttcttttag